The Henningerozyma blattae CBS 6284 chromosome 9, complete genome DNA segment CTGTGACAGGTTCTGGAGCTGGGGCACcgttttgaatattatatttaataccCATATCATTCTTTGGGCCACCTGGATTATGAGATGCAGTTAGGATGATACCACCAGTGATCTCACCTGGAGCATAGGTCCTGATAATATGAGAAGCTGCGGGAGTTGATAATAAACCGTTTTGACCCACAATCAACTTCTTGACCCCATTGGCTGCGCCAATGGCAGCAATATTGTGTAAAATGGCATCATTGTAATAACGGCCATCACCACCAACGACTAGAGTAGCACCTTTGCAGCCTTCTGGGATGGCTTCCATGATAGCTTGGATGAAATTCTCCGTGTAATTGGGTTCTTTCTCGAAGATGGCAGTTTTTTTCCTTAAACCAGACGTACCTGGTCTTTGATCTTGGTATGGTTTGGTAGGAATTTCAACAATACTATACGAAGCCATGGTTAGAGAACGAGTGTGTGTATAAGTTAGAAGAAGTGagttatttgaattgattGACAATTCttggttattattattgtgaAAACTAGGTAATTTAAAAGCAAAGGAAAAAGGTTAGACAAGAGGGAGCATAGTTAGAGTTAGATCTTTATATATGCATATGTTTAAGGGATAAGCAAGAATCAATAATCCTCACGTAATGCAATTTTATATCGTTCCCTAGGCGTATCCCCCTATTAGTAAAAAgtgaaatttatttcaatgCACGCAAGTTGCATTATAAGGTTTATAGGTGTTATTATGTGTGCTATTATGGCATGGTACTGAAATTTCAGACCCAATGGGGATAAAGGGAGCACTGTGCACCACCCCACGCGGTGCGGACCGAAACGGCAACTCGGGCACCCCTAGGAGTGGGGCTTGCCGGCCGTCTAAACATCACGTATTGTAAATGGACTAAAATGTAATTAAAACTACTACTATAATCGAGTGATTTACGGCacatagaaaaaaaaaagaaaaggcaaaaaaaagacaatcATAATGAACTAATAACTAGGAACGTGAAATTGTTGTTATATACTCGTAGAATATGGTTGAGATCAacataaaaaatatgaaataagGTCACGTGATGTAAATCAAACAGTGATGAACATTgcaaaaatacaaattatCGGAgacaaataaattaaaagaatggCAAGTGAAAGATATCTAGATTTTGTTATATAACAAcgattttgaatttctaaTCATAGAGGAATCTATTAATTACGTTGATTCTCTTGCAAAATACGCATTATATAATGTTATTGTACGTAAAACAATATATGCTTCAAACGCAGCCTACAAAATAGCAAGAAGCAAGAGAAGTAGGGATAAATGGGGATGGCGGAGAGTATATAGCAGGGGGAAAAAATAGAATCCATCAACAACGTAGTAACAACAACTATGGTAATCAGATTAAAAATCTTAAAGAATACAAGCATATCTAAACATAAAGCATCTGTGAATTCTCCAGTTAGAAGAAGAATAGTCATGAATGAAGAGGGTATACTTTGAAAGAAGTTCATGAGATATCATGTCGCGTAGCTAGTCTTTGCTGCTAGCGAAAATTTTTACATTCCGTATATTTTTCGATGAACAAGAAGATGTGAATAAAGTTAAGTGAAAAGAATGAGAAAATAGAGAGAAGAAAGTTATCATAAATAAGAAAAGTACAGAACAGCAGGATATACGAAACTAAATACcgaaagaaataattttatattttaccctttaatttttatcttttatcttttacttttattgttacctttaattttaatttattgtcattttaattttattattttattattatcagttATTTTGTTATCAACAGTTATTCTTTTATACtgttatttatattattaagtatctttaatttgaaatatagaactattcattcaattatcaaataatctattaagttatttgcatttatcaataagatagcaaaaaatttataacaTATCATTATATTTCATATCAGAAGAACAAAGAATAGAGTAACACAGggcaaaaagaaaaatccACGTAGAATCAAAATGAGATCACGTGATTGCCAAAAATTACTCGAAAAATTCAAAGCCCTGTAGGGGGATCGAACCCCTAACCTTGTGATTAAGAGTCACACGCGCTACCGATTGCGCCAACAAGGCCTGTTTTcgttaaaatttattttaaaccCGTCTAAGTGCTGTCGTCTTTCACGAAATACTTACAAGAAATCAGTATAAGAGAAGCCTCGAGAGAGGACAGATCAGCTGACCACAGCTGAGAAACAACTATTCAGCAGGCGTGGAACATCAACTGTAATCACTGAATCTTCACCCACTTCTGGTTCATCTCGGACACCTATTAGTAAGAATGACACCCAGGTTTCAATGAGTGTACCGCATCTTGTAACTATGCACTCAGGAGTATCCAGCTCTAAAGAAGTATATGAGGAGCATGTATAGATcaatatactattatataCTATATAGAGAGGGACCAAGGGGAGATACAATAATCTTGTGTAATACAACCTGTAACTACTGATCTCAGTACCATCCGAATTCTGAAACACCATCCTTGTCCTGTCAGTCTCATATTACaacaaaattttaatatttaaacgGATACTGTACACACTCCATTATACATGTGACCACCTTACTAATCCGTCATGTATTACTAATCAAAACTTTATCTAACACGTCACATGcatttgtaataatttaaacttTTCACAAGTAAGAAAAACCCCAACGTATCACATCACAAACTCAATATCTAGTTGGACCTCATTCCCTCATTGGTATTCCATTGTTTATATATTGTACCCCTCACGGACATTTTGGCCGAGAATTATAAATCACCGTAACCACACACTATATATGAAATTCCCAAATACGGCTTTCTCCACCGTACCTCCGAAAATTTCACCCCCAGAAACCCTCGTAGAAATATCTTCCATTTTGTGGTAAGATCAAGAGTGTCCCTTATTCTTACGACTTATAAGGTGTTTCACAGTCCCCACTTGCCACTAGAATGTAACCTGCACCACCTCAACCGCCATTATGATATATAAGCACATACACTTTTAAGTTTGAAGAGTCAACCGTGATTCTTCCATTgagaaataataacatcACACAACTTTACctataattaattatcaATCCATCACACACAAAATGTCTAGCTTTTGGGACTCGTTTCAAGTATACAACCCTAACAAACACGCCAAGAGCTCCAAGATGGGCGGCGGAAACCATTCTAACCTAGGTTCTTCTAATACACAGTTTATCTATTCCAAAGAACACCGCCCTAGTAATGCCTCGGCTGCCAGCGATGACTTAGCCGCCAAGGCACCTGCTGAAGGGATGAAAGAAACCTCAAATCTTGGCTCCAATATGAACTCTGAGGCCGGTACTAACCCTAACCCTAACCCTAACCCTAACCTCGTTGACGTCTCTCAACTATCACAGGGTGAATTTGAACGTATATATAAGAATATGCGTAAGGGTGAGCCCAATAATAAGGTCAACTTCTAGCCTCTTCATTTATGCTTGTACGTTTATAATAAGTTTGTATGCTTTTTTTCATGTTCTTTTGTTTTCCATATATATACGTATTTATCTACACACTTTATATCATctatcaatatcaatacCCTATACTTTACAAACCATACATACTCTAAAGTTTTCTTTCTTTGTCGTCCCTGACAGACTCCGCGATGACTCCTACATTCTCGGCAATAGAGTTTGTCGCCTTTTTCTTTGGCCTGCTACTAAGCCGATACCGCCAAACCACGGAATTTTCCCACTGTAAAAAATATCCATCGCTCTTTATTGGATGATGACTCGATCTGTTTAAACACTGGTCCGTAGATTGAAAATTTCGGGATACTAATTccattatatattcatgaataaatataaaggtTATGTACATTTCAATTCCACTATTCAAAatactcttttttttcattttctttctttgttAGTGTATAGTTTTCCATTCTATTCTCACCACACAATCTCTTCCAATTGGTTAAAAGCTCGTATCTGCTTCTCATCGTATAAAGGATATCCTCCATTACACCAATGTCCTTATCTGCCATTTCAAGAACAAGATCTGTTCTATCAAAGTGGTCTTTCCAATCCACCACACTCCATAACAGGCCATGCGCCACTAGAGTATTCACAAGAACACTTGCGCCACAACGGAAGCATTTATCGACCTCGTTTATCACACAAGCTTCTTCACCAAAACATAAAAGAAGTGAAAAAGTGAAACCCAATGACCTAGATCTGGAATTCGAACAGAACAAGAGACCAGAGCCATCGCCTAGTTTTGATGTAGATCCAGCTCCAAAATTAGATGGTACAGCTGCCAATGCCAAAAATGCAGATTCTCCAGACCTGGACCATACAATGATTGGTATGACCGGTGGTGAAATCTTCAACGAGATGATGAGACGGAAAAACGTAGATACAGTATTCGGGTATCCAGGTGGGGCTATCTTACCAGTATACGATGCCATTTATAACTCTgagaatttcaaattcgTCTTACCAAGACATGAACAAGGTGCTGGCCATATGGCTGAGGGGTACGCTCGTGCCTCGGGGAAACCTGGTGTTGTATTGGTTACTTCAGGTCCAGGTGCCACTAATGTTGTGACACCAATGGCAGATGCCTTGGCAGATGGTGTTCCCATGGTTGTGTTCACAGGTCAAGTACCAACTTCCGCCATCGGTACCGATGCATTCCAAGAAGCAGATGTTATTGGGATCTCTAGATCCTGTACGAAATGGAACGTCATGGTGAAATCGGTAGACGAATTACCTAAGAGAATTAACGAAGCTTTTGAGATAGCTATGAGTGGTAGACCAGGCCCGGTGTTGATCGATTTACCAAAGGATGTCACTGCAGCTGTCTTGAAAAACCCAATCCCCGTGTTAAACAATTCATTACCTTATACTGCTATCTCTAATatcaatcaaattattcaaagaaAATTCTTGAGTGAAAATATACAAGAAACAGCAAAATTGATTAACATGGCCAAGAAACCAGTCATTTACGCAGGAGCAGGTATCTTGAGTAACCTCAACGGTCCCACCTTATTAAAGGAATTAAGTGAACGTTCTCAAATTCCAGTCACGACAACTCTACAAGCCTTAGGTGCATTTGATCAACAAGATCCAAAATCACTAGATATGTTGGGTATGCACGGTAGTGCTGTTGCCAACTTGGCCATTCAAAACGCAGATTTGATTATCGCTCTAGGTGGTAGATTTGATGATCGTGTTACTGGTAACATCTCCAAATTTGCTCCAGAGGCAAGAAAGGCTGCCTTGGAGAAGAGAGGTGGTATTGTTCATTTCGAAATCTCCCCTAAGAACATCAATAAAGTCGTGGAGACTCAAATCGCTCTTGAGGGTGACGTCACAGAAAACTTGGAAATCTTATTACCCTTGATCAAATCAGTGGATGAAAGACCAGAATGGTTTGCTCAAATAAACCAATGGAAGAAAGCATACCCTTACGAATATATGAGAGAAACTCCAGGTTCTAAGATAAAACCACAAACCGTTATATCAAGATTATCAGACATTGCAAACTCTACAGGTAAAAAAGTTATCGTCACTACAGGTGTGGGCCAACATCAAATGTGGACTGCTCAACATTGGACATGGAGAAACCCAAGAACTTTCATCACTTCAGGTGGGTTAGGTACCATGGGGTATGGGTTACCAGCCGCTATCGGTGCTCAAGTAGCATTCCCTGAAGCTTTAGTTATCGATATAGACGGTGATGCTTCCTTTAATATGACTCTTACTGAATTATCCTCTGCAGTACAAGCCAACACtccaattaaaattatgttattaaataatgaagaacAAGGTATGGTCACTCAATGGCAAACATTATTCTATGAACATCGTTACTCTCATACTCATCAAATGAATCcaaatttccaaaaattagCTGAAGCTATGGGATTAAAGGcaatgaaattgaaagaatatGAGCAAATAGATTCTactttaaaagaattcTTAGAACACGAAGGTCCAGTTTTACTAGAAGTGGAAATAGAAAAGAAAGTACCAGTGTTACCTATGGTACCTGCTGGTAAAGGTTTGGATGAATTCATGTATTTCGACCCAAAGACTGaaaaagaacaagaaaagaTACGCTTTGAACGGACTGAAGGAAAACATTGAATTGATTTTGCTTTTCTGTTTTTACGTTATTCCTTTCCATTTTCATATCTTTGTACCATATTTTATTCACTTTTATCTCTTCATTGTTAATAAATGCATCCAAAGGAAGTAGATTGcatttcaattatttactTCTATAACTTACACAAATCATAACTGATTGTTATTACACACTCTCAAGGatctatttatttgatacaaaaatatctatattCCTTACTTTACCACTCTCCTTTCTCCCCCTTATAtcttatatattattagtttatattttttattatatagtCCATACAAGAACGgatatacatatatagttatatattatttattatttaatcaaatattcaaaattatttttaaaaaaataaaaatagtacacataaaaaaaaacaactaatgatgtatttttaaaaatacagCTTGTTTGTTGCCCTTCTATTTTGGCTGTACCCTTTCAATccaatgaaattttattatttcctGCCATTCCGCTTTGTTTCCCGTTTTAGGAAATCTCATTTCGGCCAAGTTTTGATAGGGTTGAGCTTTTaggaaaaattttcaagtTCATCTAACCGTTTCGGGACAAAAGGCAATATTGCTGGTAAACTATTTTTAGCAATGCTGGTTGAAAAGACacatttttgaaaaatgacGAATTTTCATGAtctcaatattttattgttcatttttttgttattagttttttctaaaataagGGTTAGGAATAGTGGATCTGAAGATGGCTGGTTTcttaatttagaaatataacTAGGAAATCACATTCATGAACTATAATCCCACGGATATAATCAATTTCAAGGATACGCTCTGGAAAGTTTTCCAATTCCTAATTGAGTAAAGTGATTGCTAGCAATACGCAAGTTTTTCAATGTGAGGTAAAAGAATTCACaaatatgataatattattgtgTGTATGTTTCCTTAATTAGAACCTTTATTTCATTTACAGTTGCTGACATTCAAGAATGATTATACCAGGCACCAGTTAATGCCTACGTAGGtaaattgttaaaaaataatatccaattattttttattataatttttttgcaatttgaaaagataTAAAAGGACCACCTTTAATCACTATTTGAGATATTCCAGTTTACCTTtcttatataataaatataaagacATCATCAAACAAAACAACTTTCACACACACAAacacaaatatatatatctcaATGCAATTCAAGAGTACTTTAGCTGCTGCTACTTTAGCTTCTGCCTCCATGGCTGCCTATGTTCCAACTGAACCATGGTCTACCTTAACCCCAACTGGTACTTACAAAGATGCTATGACTGATTACACCGGTTCTTTCGGTATTGCTGTCATCCCAGTTGCTACTACTGATGCTGCTTCCTCCACTGCTAAAGCTAAGAGAGATGCTGTTTCTCAAATCGGTGATGGCCAAATCCAAGCTGCTACCACTACTACTTCTACCGCTACTCCAAAGAAAAGTACCGCTGCTGCTGTCTCTCAAATCGGTGACGGTCAAATCCAAGCCACTACCAAGACTGAAGCCCCAAAACAAACTGCCGCTGCCGTCTCTCAAATCGGTGACGGTCAAATCCAAGCCACTACCAAGACTGAAGCCCCAAAACAAACTGCCGCTGCCGTCTCTCAAATCGGTGATGGTCAAATCCAAGCCACTACCAAGACTGAAGCCCCAAAACAAACTGCCGCTGCTGTCTCTCAAATCGGTGATGGTCAAATTCAAGCCACTACACAAACTACTGCCACCAAAGCTACAGCCACTACTTCTGCTGCTGCTTCTACTGACTCCTCCCCAGCTCCATCAACTGAAGATGCCTTCTTCGAATCTCAAGCTTGTAAGACCGATGGTACTTTAACCATGACTTTAAAGAAAGGTTTATTAACCGATGCTAAGGGTAGAATCGGTTCTATTGTTTCTAACAGACAATTCCAATTCGATGGTCCACCACCACAAGCCGGTGCCATCTACGCTGCCGGTTGGTCTATTAGTCCACAAGGTAACTTGGCTTTAGGTTCTCAAGATGTTTTCTACCAATGTCTTTCAGGTAACTTCTACAACTTGTACGATGAAACTCAAGGTGAACAATGTCACAAGGTTTACTTACAAGCTGTTGAATTAGTCAACTGTTAATCACATCACAATTATCAACTTTAAtcaattgtaataataCATGACACTCATAAAACATtggttttctttttctcttttaacGATCACCTAACTGCATATTATAACTCTGGCATTTTCCAACATTtcattcatttaattcattacatttttttatttattcatctCGTGCAAGTTTAGAAACTTCTTTTGATCTTTGTTCTTAgttcattttattttcaaaataaatgaaCAGTATATTTTTACATAACCTTTTACTTTATACATTACATAACATACAAAATCtgtaatataaaattttaacaaattttttcattaaacaaatctaaaaaatctaaaaaatctttttctttgaattaCCACAAAAAATACTTAACATCCAACATACAATAAGGCAGCTAATTAGAACATTCATTCTTGTACCTTAATCACACAAAATCTATAAGAATTATGATTGTTTGTTTGCATTTCTAactctatttttatttctatttttaatattttttttcatatttaacATTTTAACTTAAGATCTCTTGGCTACCCAATCAGATAATTGtcaagaattatttgcCAAATCGGGAAACACCTATTTTTTGCACAATTTCTGGCACAATTTCTTGCCTGTATTTTTCCCTGTTTATTCTTAACCCCTTCGGTTTCTCCCATCAGTTTTTCAGTTTTCTACTCCTAGGGGTTGACGGGTGTTCGGTTCCCGTATGTCTTTTCCGTGCTGAGTCAGGGTAAATGAGACTCGCTCGATAGGGGCACAGTTTTCCAGACTATCAATTTACACCAATTTATCCTGATCcttgaaaaattggaaaagaCTATAGTTCCCAATCCCTTATACAGTTTGGTTATTTCAAActctctttttcttttattctCTTCGATGACACTACATTTTCACCTGTTTAAATAAAACCTATCAAGACTTGAATGCAATTGAGTTTGTTggaaattctttttttctgatattaaaagtattttcttttctataATTAGCTTAGCTCAAGTCTGATTTTTAGTTGTGGGCTAAACTAactttataaattaatataaaaaaattctattaaaaaaaatctacattcaaaaaaataaaaagatataaaCCAACAAGTAAcatttattactattattcaCTACTCAATTTCAAATGGCTATTATCAAAAGAGGTGCCAGAGATAGAGGTATCACAAGAGAATCTAATCAGAGATCTGGTGGTAAGATTAAGAAGGCTTCTTACGATTCTTCGAAGAAGAAGGAAGTCGGTGTTTCTGACTTGACTTTACTGTCCAAGATCTCCGATGAGGCTATTAATGAGAACTTGAAGAAAAGATTCCAGAATGGTTTGATTTATACTTACATCGGCCAAGTGTTGATTAGTGTCAACCCTTTCCGTGATTTGGGTATTTACTCCCAAGAGATCTTGGAATCTTATAAGGGGAAGAACAGATTGGAAGCTCCTCCACATGTTTTTGCTATTGCTGAACAAATgtattataatttacaaGCCTATAATGAAGGCCAGTgtgttattatttctgGTGAATCTGGTGCTGGTAAAACTGAAGCCGCTAAACGTATTATGCAATATGTTGCCCATTCTTCAGGCTCAAATTCTCACAGTGAATccattaaaagaattaatgatattgtCTTAGCTACCAATCCATTACTAGAATCGTTTGGTTGTGCTAAAactttaagaaataataactcTTCAAGACAtggtaaatatttagaaattaaattcaacAAGTTTTTTGAACCTTGTGCTGGTAATATTACTAATTATTTGTTGGAAAAGCAAAGAGTTGTTAGTCAAATTAGAGATGAAAGAAATTTCCATATCTTTTATCAATATACTAAAGGTGCCTCTGAAACTTATAGACAAACTTTCGGTGTTCAATTACCGGAGCAATATCTATATACATCTGCCTCTGGTTGTACCGAAGTTAATGGTATTAATGATGTTAATGAGTTCGCCGAAACTATAAAAGCCATGGAAATTATTGGTTTGGATCAAAATGAACAAGATCAAATCTTTAGAATGTTGGCCGCAATTCTTTGGATCGGTAACATTacttttgaagaaaatgatgaagGTAATGCTCAAGTTAGAGATACTTCTGTTACTGATTTTGTAGCTTACTTATTAGAAGTCGATTCTCCATTGttaattaaatctttaGTTGAAAGAATTATGGAAACTAGTCATGGTTCCCAAAGAGGTTCAGTTTATCATGTTCCATTAAACATCACCCAAGCAACTGCAGTGAGAGATGCTTTAGCTAAGGCTATTTACAGTAATTTATTCGATTGGATCGTTGATAGAGTTAATCTTTCTTTACAAGGTAATGATGGTGCCGCAAATGCCGATAAAGCTATTGGTATTTTAGATATTTACGGCTTTGAAATTTTCGAACATAATTCTTTTGAACAATTATGTATCAATTatgttaatgaaaaattacaacagattttcattcaattgACTTTGAAATCTGAACAAGAAACTTATGAAAGAGAACAAATTCAATGGACcccaattgaattttttgataataaagttGTTTGTGATTTGATCGAAGGTAGAAGACCAGCCGGTATCTTTGCTGCAATGAATGATTCCATTGCTACTGCTCATGCCGATTCAGATGCTGCCGATCAAGCATTCTCTCAAAGTTTAGATATGTTCAGATCTAATCCAAACTTTGATATGAGATCTAGCAAGTTTGTTATTAAGCATTATGCTGGTGATGTCACATACGATATCGATGGTATAACAGATAAGAATAAAGATACTTTACAAAAGGACTTAGTTGAATTATTAGGTACCACTCAAAATGAATTTGTTACCACTATTTTCCCACAACAAGTTAACCATGAGTCGAGAAGAAGACCACCTACTGCTGGTGATAAGATTATTAAGAGTGCCAATGAATTAGTGGAAACTTTATCAAAATCTTCTCCATCTTATATCAGAACCATTAAACCAAATCAAACAAAATCTCCTAAAGATTATGATGATCACCAAGTGTTACACcaagttaaatatttaggtttgaaagaaaatgtTCGTATCAGAAGAGCAGGTTTTGCTGTTAGACAAACATTTGAAAAGTTTGTGGAAAGATTTTACTTATTATCCCCAGATTGTTCTTATGCTGGTGAATATACTTGGGATGGTCCAGTGGAAGAGGCtgttaaattaattttaagaGATACTTCTACTCCACAAAAGGAATATCAAATGGGTGTTACATGTGTTTTCATCAAGAACCCAGAAACTTATTTCACCTTTGAAGCTATGAGAGATAGATATTGGTACAACATGGCTGCCAAGATTCAAAGAGCTTTAAGAAAACATTTACAAAAGAGATTAGACTCTGCTATTAAAATCCAAAGAGCTATTAGAGGCCAAGCTAACGGTGGGTTGGGTCGTGGTGATGTAGATATGCGTGAATATTCAAACTCATTGTTATACGGTCAAAAGAAGAGAAGAAGATTCTCGATGTCTGGTTACAGGGGTTATTATGGTGATTATTTGTCTtgtaatgatgaaaaatcaTTAGGTTCGTATATCACAAGAAACGCTGGTATTACTGATAGAATTCTATTTTCCATCAATGGTTCAGAGTTACATTtgagaaataataaacctgctcaaaaattcaaaagaaCTTTTGTCTTAACTGAAACTACATTCTATATTATTGCCCATAAGATCGTTCACAATGCAATGACATATTCTTTAGAATATGAAGTGCCACTAGAGTATATCGAATCCATTAGCATAACAAATCTTCGTGATGATTGGATGGCAATCAATttgattgaatttgatCAACCAGATCCATTCATTCGTACTTTCTTTAAAACAGAATTAATTGGTAGAATTCTAACACAGAATAGTAACATTCAATTACGAATTGGTCCCACCATTGAGTATCAAAGAAATGTTGGGGAAATTACCTCTGTCCAAGCTGTAGAAAGTGAAGATGCTCCAAAGATGAAAGATTTGTACAAAGATGATacaatttttgttttaccAGGTCTACCTGTTGAATCAGTTCCATATGAACAACCAATCAGAATTGAAGATGGTGGTATTCCTTGTGAGATTGCAACTTGGATGGCGCAACATGCTGATGAATTTGACAAGCCAAAACCAAAGCCTAGACCTAGACAAGCTACCCCACGCCCTGCAGCCGCAGAGCCTGCTACCAGTTCCTCCAGAAGTATGGCTGCCAGTGCTGCACAATCGGCCTACAAGACGCCTAGCGCTCAACCATCTGCTCCTAAACCTAGAGCTCAACCAAAGCCAACCCCAACTCCAAGAAAAACTACTGCAGTACCAAAACCATCTGAAGATGAGCGTCATGGTTTTGGtcataatttgaaaaagagTTTTGGGTTTGGACATGCAAAGAAACAGCCACCACCACCAGCTCCAGCTAAATCTTCTCAACGTAGGCATGTAGATTCTCCAGTAAAGGTAACTACAcaaaataatcaaactAATAGTTCTGTACCAAAGGCACCAAGAGCTCCTGAACCTAAACCACAACCAAGAGCATCCAGCACACCAAGTGCACCAAGCGCTCCAAAGCCAGCTAGCAATATACCTGCAGCTCCTGCAATGCCAACATCATTGGGTGGTGCTGCACAACCAGCCTCTAGTAGGCCCGCTGCCCCACTTCCAGGCCAAGCCCAATCACAACCAAGACCAGCTACAATCACACCGGCAAAACCTAGATCTGCTAATGTTATGCCTGCTAAGCCCAGACAAACCAATGTCATGCCTGCTAAACCAAGACAAACTAATGTCATGCCTGCTAAGCCTAGACAAACTAATATGGCTACTACTCAACAGGCTACTCCAGCACCACCTCCTCCTCCACCTCCACCTGCTGTAGCTCCACAAAAGACTTGGGAAGCTGCATATGATTTCCCAGGTTCAGGTGCTGCAACGGAAATGCCATTAGTTAAAGGtgatattgttattgttacaGAAAATGTAGAATCTGGTTGGTCATTAGCTAAAAAACTGGATGGCTCCGCCGAAGGTTGGGTTCCTACTGCCTATTTAGCTGAAAGAGCTGAATCATCTGCACCTACACCTgtagcagcagcagcacCAGTGGCAGCACAAGCAGCTGTCGATCAATCTGCTGGTGTTCAACAAGCTCAATTTGGTGCCGGTTTAGCTAATGCTTTAGCTGCAAGAGCTGGCAAAAtgaaagatgatgatgaggaagaagatgatgattgGTAATTACCtcattaatatatatgtt contains these protein-coding regions:
- the SPG4 gene encoding Spg4p (similar to Saccharomyces cerevisiae SPG4 (YMR107W); ancestral locus Anc_2.443); the protein is MSSFWDSFQVYNPNKHAKSSKMGGGNHSNLGSSNTQFIYSKEHRPSNASAASDDLAAKAPAEGMKETSNLGSNMNSEAGTNPNPNPNPNLVDVSQLSQGEFERIYKNMRKGEPNNKVNF
- the ILV2 gene encoding acetolactate synthase catalytic subunit (similar to Saccharomyces cerevisiae ILV2 (YMR108W); ancestral locus Anc_2.441), with protein sequence MSLSAISRTRSVLSKWSFQSTTLHNRPCATRVFTRTLAPQRKHLSTSFITQASSPKHKRSEKVKPNDLDLEFEQNKRPEPSPSFDVDPAPKLDGTAANAKNADSPDLDHTMIGMTGGEIFNEMMRRKNVDTVFGYPGGAILPVYDAIYNSENFKFVLPRHEQGAGHMAEGYARASGKPGVVLVTSGPGATNVVTPMADALADGVPMVVFTGQVPTSAIGTDAFQEADVIGISRSCTKWNVMVKSVDELPKRINEAFEIAMSGRPGPVLIDLPKDVTAAVLKNPIPVLNNSLPYTAISNINQIIQRKFLSENIQETAKLINMAKKPVIYAGAGILSNLNGPTLLKELSERSQIPVTTTLQALGAFDQQDPKSLDMLGMHGSAVANLAIQNADLIIALGGRFDDRVTGNISKFAPEARKAALEKRGGIVHFEISPKNINKVVETQIALEGDVTENLEILLPLIKSVDERPEWFAQINQWKKAYPYEYMRETPGSKIKPQTVISRLSDIANSTGKKVIVTTGVGQHQMWTAQHWTWRNPRTFITSGGLGTMGYGLPAAIGAQVAFPEALVIDIDGDASFNMTLTELSSAVQANTPIKIMLLNNEEQGMVTQWQTLFYEHRYSHTHQMNPNFQKLAEAMGLKAMKLKEYEQIDSTLKEFLEHEGPVLLEVEIEKKVPVLPMVPAGKGLDEFMYFDPKTEKEQEKIRFERTEGKH
- the TBLA0I01410 gene encoding uncharacterized protein, with product MQFKSTLAAATLASASMAAYVPTEPWSTLTPTGTYKDAMTDYTGSFGIAVIPVATTDAASSTAKAKRDAVSQIGDGQIQAATTTTSTATPKKSTAAAVSQIGDGQIQATTKTEAPKQTAAAVSQIGDGQIQATTKTEAPKQTAAAVSQIGDGQIQATTKTEAPKQTAAAVSQIGDGQIQATTQTTATKATATTSAAASTDSSPAPSTEDAFFESQACKTDGTLTMTLKKGLLTDAKGRIGSIVSNRQFQFDGPPPQAGAIYAAGWSISPQGNLALGSQDVFYQCLSGNFYNLYDETQGEQCHKVYLQAVELVNC